One genomic region from Argentina anserina chromosome 2, drPotAnse1.1, whole genome shotgun sequence encodes:
- the LOC126782685 gene encoding serine/threonine protein phosphatase 2A 57 kDa regulatory subunit B' beta isoform-like produces MGVQSNTALKASPRVSTRKRSTTLQHLFDLDSNGNKIANNNITGSSLSSSSSSFNSENEEILSTVSYCTYVFAFTEDECPTQQELKRHKLLQLLSFVKTNKNSVPVQVLSSLISMISANLFRPLPPPSYPCITADFPDDEDPMSAFSPVWSHLQLVYDILIRLVINNEIKVLRQYIDNQFVTNLLALFQSEDPRERDSLKNVYHRIYSRFTFYRAFMRKSMNDVFLHYVFETERHCGIRELLEIWGSIINGFTVPVKEEHKLFLMRVLIPFHKTKGMQAHHRQLAYCVSQFVQKEPVLGGIVVRGILRYWPVTNCQKEVLLIGELEELVENIDPDQYRKLALPLCNQITRSLNSWNSQVAERALYVWNNEHFVKMISVAMEEVFPVVVEGMEKNLKWHWSKSVRQLTENVKVMLEEMDPIFYSKCLQENDLRGSKAHLAEIKRKQNWERIEMAAAQHQYHQPPHFICV; encoded by the exons ATGGGTGTGCAAAGCAACACTGCTCTGAAAGCTTCACCTAGAGTTTCGACCAGGAAGAGATCAACAACCCTCCAGCACCTCTTTGATCTTGATTCCAATGGCAACAAGATTGCCAACAACAACATTACTGGGAGCTCgttatcatcttcttcatcttcattcaACTCGGAGAACGAAGAAATTCTTTCCACAGTGTCCTATTGCACATATGTTTTCGCCTTCACTGAGGACGAATGTCCTACTCAACAGGAACTCAAGAGGCATAAGCTCTTGCAGCTCCTTTCCTTTGTGAAGACCAATAAAAATTCAGTTCCTGTTCAAGTTCTGTCTTCTCTCATTTCCATGATATCAGCCAACTTGTTCAGGCCTCTCCCTCCTCCTTCATATCCATGCATTACCGCAGACTTTCCAGATGATGAAGATCCCATGTCAGCCTTTTCTCCGGTATGGTCACATCTACAGTTGGTTTATGACATCCTCATACGATTAGTGATCAACAACGAGATCAAGGTACTTCGTCAGTACATTGATAATCAGTTTGTTACCAATCTCCTCGCTCTTTTCCAATCCGAAGACCCTAGGGAACGTGACAGCTTAAAGAATGTCTATCACCGAATATATTCTAGATTCACATTCTACCGCGCCTTCATGAGAAAATCCATGAATGATGTGTTCTTGCACTATGTGTTTGAGACGGAGAGGCATTGTGGGATTAGAGAGTTGCTTGAGATATGGGGAAGCATTATTAATGGCTTCACCGTGCCAGTTAAGGAAGAGCACAAACTGTTCTTGATGAGGGTGCTCATTCCATTTCACAAGACAAAAGGAATGCAGGCTCATCATAGACAATTGGCTTATTGTGTATCTCAGTTTGTCCAGAAGGAGCCAGTGCTAGGTGGGATTGTTGTTAGAGGGATACTGAGGTATTGGCCTGTCACTAATTGCCAGAAGGAAGTTTTGTTAATCGGAGAACTTGAGGAACTTGTTGAGAATATTGATCCTGATCAATACAGGAAGCTAGCTTTGCCTTTGTGTAATCAGATTACAAGAAGCTTGAATAGTTGGAACTCACAG GTAGCGGAACGAGCACTTTATGTTTGGAACAATGAGCATTTTGTGAAGATGATATCAGTAGCAATGGAGGAAGTGTTTCCAGTAGTAGTGGAAGGCATGGAGAAGAACTTGAAGTGGCATTGGAGCAAAAGCGTGCGACAATTGACAGAAAACGTGAAAGTGATGCTTGAAGAAATGGACCCTATCTTTTACTCGAAATGTCTACAAGAAAATGACCTTAGAGGATCCAAGGCTCACCTAGCTGAGATCAAGAGGAAGCAAAACTGGGAAAGAATAGAAATGGCAGCAGCTCAGCACCAGTATCATCAACCACCACATTTCATATGTGTCTAA
- the LOC126782684 gene encoding probable polyamine transporter At1g31830 isoform X1: MKHRTSPARQSSAKMSDNNVGEYAVMGEGSSHKHNKVSMLPLVFLIFYEVSGGPFGVEDSVQAAGPLLALLGFLVFALIWSVPEALITAEMGTMFPENGGYVVWVSSALGPFWGFQQGWVKWLSGVIDNALYPVLFLDYLKSAIPALESGLPRTISVLVLTAILTYLNYRGLTIVGWVAILLGVFSLLPFIVMGLISIPKIEPARWLIVDLGTVNWSLYLNTLFWNLNYWDSISTLTGEVENPSRTLPKALFYALLMVVLGYIFPLLTGTGAIPVDREVWSDGYFADIAKILGGVWLRTWILAAAALSNMGMFVAEMSSDSFQLLGMAEIGMLPSLFAKRSRYGTPLMGILFSASGVVLLSWLSFQEIVAAENYLYCFGMIMEFIAFVKLRIQNPNLPRPYKVPFGNIGVIMICIPPTMLIIVVLALAPLKIMAISVAAAVFGLVLQPCVEYIKKKKWYVFSGSFDNPDCQYASV, encoded by the exons ATG AAACATAGAACCTCACCTGCTAGGCAAAGTAGTGCAAAAATGTCGGACAACAATGTTGGCGAGTATGCTGTTATGGGGGAAGGATCTTCTCACAAGCACAATAAGGTTTCTATGTTACCTCTTGTATTCTTGATATTTTATGAGGTCTCTGGCGGGCCATTTGGTGTCGAGGATAGTGTCCAGGCAGCCGGTCCCCTATTAGCCCTTCTTGGGTTTCTTGTTTTCGCACTCATATGGAGTGTTCCAGAGGCATTGATAACAGCAGAAATGGGCACCATGTTCCCTGAAAATGGAGGATATGTGGTTTGGGTTTCATCAGCTTTGGGTCCATTTTGGGGATTCCAGCAAGGTTGGGTGAAATGGCTTAGCGGGGTAATTGATAATGCTTTGTACCCTGTTTTGTTTCTGGACTATCTGAAATCAGCAATTCCGGCTTTAGAAAGTGGTTTGCCAAGGACAATTTCAGTGTTGGTATTGACTGCAATTCTCACTTATTTGAACTATAGGGGTTTAACCATAGTGGGCTGGGTTGCTATTTTGCTAGGTGTGTTTTCACTTCTTCCTTTTATAGTCATGGGGCTGATCTCAATTCCGAAGATAGAGCCTGCTAGGTGGCTAATTGTAGATCTGGGCACTGTTAATTGGAGTTTGTACTTGAACACGCTCTTCTGGAATCTTAATTACTGGGATTCAATCAGTACACTTACAGGGGAAGTGGAAAACCCTAGTAGAACTCTTCCAAAAGCTCTGTTTTATGCTCTTCTCATGGTTGTTCTTGGATACATTTTCCCTCTTCTGACTGGTACTGGAGCTATTCCAGTTGATCGTGAAGTGTGGTCTGATGGTTATTTTGCTGATATTGCTAAAATTCTGGGAGGTGTATGGTTAAGAACCTGGATTTTAGCGGCAGCTGCTTTGTCAAACATGGGTATGTTTGTGGCTGAAATGAGCAGCGACTCCTTTCAACTTCTTGGTATGGCAGAAATTGGGATGCTTCCTTCATTGTTTGCCAAACGATCTCGTTATGGTACCCCACTTATGGGAATCTTGTTTTCTGCATCTGGTGTAGTTCTTCTCTCTTGGTTGAGCTTCCAAGAGATTGTAGCAGCAGAGAACTACTTGTACTGTTTTGGGATGATTATGGAATTCATAGCTTTCGTGAAGTTAAGAATTCAGAACCCAAATCTACCGCGGCCTTACAAGGTTCCTTTTGGGAATATCGGAGTGATTATGATATGTATTCCTCCAACTATGTTGATCATTGTAGTTTTAGCACTTGCTCCTCTAAAAATCATGGCAATAAGCGTTGCTGCTGCGGTATTCGGGCTAGTTTTGCAGCCTTGTGTTGAGTAcatcaaaaagaagaaatggtATGTTTTCTCTGGGAGTTTTGACAATCCAGATTGCCAATATGCATCAGTGTAA
- the LOC126782684 gene encoding probable polyamine transporter At1g31830 isoform X2 codes for MSDNNVGEYAVMGEGSSHKHNKVSMLPLVFLIFYEVSGGPFGVEDSVQAAGPLLALLGFLVFALIWSVPEALITAEMGTMFPENGGYVVWVSSALGPFWGFQQGWVKWLSGVIDNALYPVLFLDYLKSAIPALESGLPRTISVLVLTAILTYLNYRGLTIVGWVAILLGVFSLLPFIVMGLISIPKIEPARWLIVDLGTVNWSLYLNTLFWNLNYWDSISTLTGEVENPSRTLPKALFYALLMVVLGYIFPLLTGTGAIPVDREVWSDGYFADIAKILGGVWLRTWILAAAALSNMGMFVAEMSSDSFQLLGMAEIGMLPSLFAKRSRYGTPLMGILFSASGVVLLSWLSFQEIVAAENYLYCFGMIMEFIAFVKLRIQNPNLPRPYKVPFGNIGVIMICIPPTMLIIVVLALAPLKIMAISVAAAVFGLVLQPCVEYIKKKKWYVFSGSFDNPDCQYASV; via the coding sequence ATGTCGGACAACAATGTTGGCGAGTATGCTGTTATGGGGGAAGGATCTTCTCACAAGCACAATAAGGTTTCTATGTTACCTCTTGTATTCTTGATATTTTATGAGGTCTCTGGCGGGCCATTTGGTGTCGAGGATAGTGTCCAGGCAGCCGGTCCCCTATTAGCCCTTCTTGGGTTTCTTGTTTTCGCACTCATATGGAGTGTTCCAGAGGCATTGATAACAGCAGAAATGGGCACCATGTTCCCTGAAAATGGAGGATATGTGGTTTGGGTTTCATCAGCTTTGGGTCCATTTTGGGGATTCCAGCAAGGTTGGGTGAAATGGCTTAGCGGGGTAATTGATAATGCTTTGTACCCTGTTTTGTTTCTGGACTATCTGAAATCAGCAATTCCGGCTTTAGAAAGTGGTTTGCCAAGGACAATTTCAGTGTTGGTATTGACTGCAATTCTCACTTATTTGAACTATAGGGGTTTAACCATAGTGGGCTGGGTTGCTATTTTGCTAGGTGTGTTTTCACTTCTTCCTTTTATAGTCATGGGGCTGATCTCAATTCCGAAGATAGAGCCTGCTAGGTGGCTAATTGTAGATCTGGGCACTGTTAATTGGAGTTTGTACTTGAACACGCTCTTCTGGAATCTTAATTACTGGGATTCAATCAGTACACTTACAGGGGAAGTGGAAAACCCTAGTAGAACTCTTCCAAAAGCTCTGTTTTATGCTCTTCTCATGGTTGTTCTTGGATACATTTTCCCTCTTCTGACTGGTACTGGAGCTATTCCAGTTGATCGTGAAGTGTGGTCTGATGGTTATTTTGCTGATATTGCTAAAATTCTGGGAGGTGTATGGTTAAGAACCTGGATTTTAGCGGCAGCTGCTTTGTCAAACATGGGTATGTTTGTGGCTGAAATGAGCAGCGACTCCTTTCAACTTCTTGGTATGGCAGAAATTGGGATGCTTCCTTCATTGTTTGCCAAACGATCTCGTTATGGTACCCCACTTATGGGAATCTTGTTTTCTGCATCTGGTGTAGTTCTTCTCTCTTGGTTGAGCTTCCAAGAGATTGTAGCAGCAGAGAACTACTTGTACTGTTTTGGGATGATTATGGAATTCATAGCTTTCGTGAAGTTAAGAATTCAGAACCCAAATCTACCGCGGCCTTACAAGGTTCCTTTTGGGAATATCGGAGTGATTATGATATGTATTCCTCCAACTATGTTGATCATTGTAGTTTTAGCACTTGCTCCTCTAAAAATCATGGCAATAAGCGTTGCTGCTGCGGTATTCGGGCTAGTTTTGCAGCCTTGTGTTGAGTAcatcaaaaagaagaaatggtATGTTTTCTCTGGGAGTTTTGACAATCCAGATTGCCAATATGCATCAGTGTAA